In Lactuca sativa cultivar Salinas chromosome 5, Lsat_Salinas_v11, whole genome shotgun sequence, the DNA window GAGCTGATTTAGCTTACACCACAGGTACCAATTTGATTAGGTATCAGTGGTACTGTTGCTCACCCTAGTCTAAAACTCTGAGCTCATTGGTGGAGGTTAAAGGTCGACTAAATTTATGAATGAATTTCACGTTTGTAGAAGTAtagtatgtatttatatataaaagtacATCcttatatgtaaaaaaaaattaatcgatgtttagttaagtttttttttaatgtataaaTACGTTTTTTCTACATAAATACATAtgatatgaaaaaaaaacatacttaAGGTAAAAaactaaaagattttttttttaaaaaaaaaaaaaaactccgcAAACTTTGAAGATTAACAAACAAGAAATCATGAGAGTGACAAAGACAAACCGAAATTCTTTGACATATTTAAAGATTTTCATATCAAAAGTCCTATCATCAAAAAAGGTCTccacagaaaagaaaaaaaaaactgtttTATGAACTATAATTCTTATACATGAATTTTAATCTTTTATAACAAAGTCTTCTAAACACCGTTAAATAGTTATACTATTGATTAAATTTATATggtataaatttttttaaaatatatatagaaaataAAGCAAAATCAACTAACAAAATTCGCCATAGAATCTTCTTCCACGGCGGATGGAACCCAAACTTTCCATACTTTAATATCACTATCCAAACTACCACTGTAAACCATATaccctcctccttcttcttcaccatCGCCGGAGCTTTCCGCTGCCATGGCCAAGCACTTCACCGGTCCACCGTGACCTTCCAAAACACCCAAACATGAATAGCTTTTCCCCACTGCTCTTCGCCATAACCTCACTGTCTTATCAGCAGATCCACTGCACACCAAATCTCCGACAATTCTCACACACAGAATCGCCTTTTTGTGCCCCAAAAGTGCTCCCACAACCGACATATGTCCACCATCTCCGCCGCCGGAGTTTCTCTCGCTTGCTATCATTACTCCTGAACAAGCTCCAGAGATTAACACAGACACATGATCATCATAAGCCAAAGCATTCACAGCGGATTTATGGTGTTCCAATTTTTCTATAAGATAGTGTTTTTTATCTCTTCGATTGTTCCCCCACACTTTGATCTTCTTGTCTGCTGAACCTGTGTAAACGAAGCCTTCAACGGATAATACAATGGCATTAATGGCGTCGTCGTGTGCGTTTGAAATTGATTCCAAACACTTGAAATCCGATCTTCTCCAAACCTTAAAACTTCGATCCCATGAAGCGGAGTAAATCAGAGTTTTATCGAGTGACACCGCTAATGAAGAAACAGCGTCGTTATGATGAATCCAGGTGAGCTTCTTATGCCGGCGAATTTCAACGTAGTTTTTTGCAAACAAAATCTTGGCTAATCTATCTTTTATGGTTGGTAAAGTTGCTATGATTTTGAGCTTGTTGATATGCCATATTCGAATTTTATGGTCTTGGTGTGCACTGATTAGTATGTTTTCGTTGAGAATATGGAGAGATTTGACGGCGCTGTTACACGGAATTGAGATGAATTTGGTGGTGGTGTTTGTGGTGGCGGGGTGGCGGGGCCAGAGGTGGATATGGGTGGATGAGCCGCTGATGAGGTGGTTTCCAGCAAGGGTTAGAGAGAGGATATCGGAAGAATTGGGTTTGAAAGTGGAGATGCAGTGGTGGTGAAGGGTGGTTGATGTTGCGATCATGGCGGAGATTGACGGTGGAAGGCTTGATTTGGAGGAGAAAGATGAGTTGAAAGAATCTTGCGAAAACGATTGAGATCGGAAATTTGATTCTTGATCATCATGGGATTTAGAAAACAATCGaaatgaacatgaacatgaacgtGAGATGAAATTCATGTTTCCAGCCATGGTTGTAATTATCAGTAAACTTGAGAGGATGAAGATTGTAAGCTTTTATATAGCCGAGGTAGGGTGGAGGTGTGTGATAGGGTGGGTGGAGCGTATTTTAACAAATAAAGCAAAAGGTGGAAAATAGGTAAAAAGGGAAGGCTAGATTATTTTGGATTTTATAAGGTTTTTATATACGTTATAAAAAATAACAACGGAGTGTTTCCACGTCCTTCGTTTGTCAAGTGATCAAAGATTTCTTCAATATAATTAAAATGTGTTTCCACGTCCTTCGTGTTTGTAAAGTGATCAAAGATTTCTTCAATATAATTAAAAAGTATGATccatatggtttattgttttattagttgGGTCAAAAACTCTAAATAGTTTATAAGTTGGAGATATCATTCTTTTGGAATGGTTTATTTAAAAGGGTTGCTTGATATCTTTTTGACGGAATCCAGCCAACATTTTTTTGGCTGACTAAAAAAGTATCAATATTTGGTCAAGTTTAGGCAAAAACAGAAGTCAGGATCAAAAAGCAAAGTGGTACTCGTATCCTAGAATTTCTTTTTGTGTGTAatatacaataaaaaaataataataaccaccATTTTATTATTAGATATATAGTTCAAATTCCATAACAAAGTTACATTTTAAAATTCACTTCTTCGCTCTTTCATTTTACGAAAGCGAGTAATTACATTTTCAGTCATAACATTCTCTAGTGCTTCATTTCTACAATACAAATCAAAACACCATTCATAAAATCATCACCTATTCTATTACGCAAATCGGTCTCCAAGAGCTTCATTCTAGAAAACATCGTTCAACGGTTGCGGTTGCGACGGACAAAACCAAAGTTAATTTTAATAATCTATAAACCAAAGGAAAAAAGAGGTGCTTTCTGGTTTCCACCAACAAACGAGAGAGTTATGCAATTCATTTCAAGTTGAAAAATCTCTCATCATGGAACAAAGAGTGATAATAGATATCAAGTTACCCATTAAGTTGTGTCATTTCTGAATCGTCAAAATCGTTTTTGTACATCCTACTTAGCTTTAACAACTTTGCTTTATCAAAACTAGAAAATGAGTCACAAGGACTCAAAGCTCCATGTTCTTCATCAACTCCATGCCAACTTCACTAAATCTATCTCTAAATTCTTGAATTTACGTATCCAAAATCGTGTTAAAAATCACAACTTCAAAATGATGTTGATTAGTCTTATTGGTCCTACGCTTGCGTGGGGTAGCATAATATTCCGACATGTCCACAATTCCAATACTATGATTTTCACAAAAAGCACATACCTTCTTCCAAATTTATGAAAACCCATCTTTTCTAAAAATTAGCAATGCTTTCTTTGTCCCTTTTACTAATGAAGCCGCTTCCAAAATATTTTGATCTTTTTTTAAGATGCTTTGACAATGTATCTATGAGGCATAGAATTTCAAACATCAAGTATAAAAGAAACACGAAATCAAGTGTCTTGAAATATGACAAAATACCATTTGCTTGATTACGGTTAGATAAAGTACGCCCCTCCTCTTTGACATATTTAAGTATCGCAACAACTTCTGCCAACAAATTCACCAAACTTACAATTTCTAAAATGTGAACCTCATCTAGTATCTCCAGCTCGAACAAGAGAAATCTCTTGATTCAACCCTCTTCCTGGTTCAGTTTCACAAATACCAATTTCAGCTGCTACTCTTTCTTTTTGCATCTCTCGTATCATATTTTTTCTCTTACAAGACCCACAAACGACAGTAACCACAAAAGTTACTTGTTCAAAGAATTCGGCAGCATCATCATGTTTCTTTGCAACCACCACAACCACTAATTGAAGTTGGTGTGCAAAACAATGTATATAATGTGCAGAActgttttcatttaaaatcaaagATTTCAAACTATTGAATGCGGCACTCATATTACTTGCTCCATCATAACCTTGCCCCTCacctatatatttaaaaaataataatacaaaaaaactataagaaataaaaataaaactaat includes these proteins:
- the LOC111903553 gene encoding protein JINGUBANG, with product MAGNMNFISRSCSCSFRLFSKSHDDQESNFRSQSFSQDSFNSSFSSKSSLPPSISAMIATSTTLHHHCISTFKPNSSDILSLTLAGNHLISGSSTHIHLWPRHPATTNTTTKFISIPCNSAVKSLHILNENILISAHQDHKIRIWHINKLKIIATLPTIKDRLAKILFAKNYVEIRRHKKLTWIHHNDAVSSLAVSLDKTLIYSASWDRSFKVWRRSDFKCLESISNAHDDAINAIVLSVEGFVYTGSADKKIKVWGNNRRDKKHYLIEKLEHHKSAVNALAYDDHVSVLISGACSGVMIASERNSGGGDGGHMSVVGALLGHKKAILCVRIVGDLVCSGSADKTVRLWRRAVGKSYSCLGVLEGHGGPVKCLAMAAESSGDGEEEGGGYMVYSGSLDSDIKVWKVWVPSAVEEDSMANFVS